The following are encoded together in the Arthrobacter sp. Y-9 genome:
- a CDS encoding isoprenyl transferase — MSIQDFLYGMYERRLEHGLAKDRIPGHIGVMVDGNRRWAKQFNAPSSRGHQAGADKILEFLHWCQELGVKVVTLYMLSTDNMSRSSEELDELMAIIADTLDRLDEDENISVHAMGAPELLPDYLAERLNRLTHKTPVQEAVHVNVAVGYGGRREIVDAVRALMKDAAGRGETLETLSSSLTVEDISRFLYTAGQPDPDLVIRTSGEQRLSGFLMWQSAYSEFYFCEALWPAFRKVDFLRALRDYAGRQRRFGT, encoded by the coding sequence ATGAGCATTCAGGATTTCCTCTACGGCATGTACGAGCGCCGCCTGGAACACGGGCTGGCCAAGGACCGGATCCCGGGTCACATCGGGGTCATGGTGGACGGCAACCGGCGCTGGGCCAAGCAGTTCAACGCCCCCTCGAGCCGGGGCCATCAGGCCGGCGCGGACAAGATCCTGGAGTTCCTGCACTGGTGCCAGGAGCTCGGCGTCAAGGTCGTCACGCTCTACATGCTCTCCACGGACAACATGAGCCGCTCCTCCGAAGAGCTCGATGAACTCATGGCGATCATCGCGGACACCCTCGACCGCCTCGACGAGGACGAGAACATCTCCGTCCACGCGATGGGCGCCCCGGAGCTGCTCCCGGATTACCTCGCGGAACGCCTCAACCGTCTGACCCATAAGACCCCCGTCCAGGAGGCCGTGCACGTCAACGTGGCCGTCGGCTACGGCGGACGGCGCGAGATCGTGGACGCCGTGCGCGCGCTCATGAAGGACGCCGCCGGGCGAGGCGAGACCCTGGAAACCCTCTCCTCCTCGCTCACGGTGGAGGACATCTCCCGCTTCCTCTACACCGCAGGGCAGCCCGATCCGGATCTCGTGATCCGCACCTCCGGGGAGCAGCGGCTGTCCGGCTTCCTCATGTGGCAGAGCGCGTACAGCGAGTTCTACTTCTGCGAGGCGCTCTGGCCGGCATTCCGCAAGGTCGATTTCCTCCGCGCCCTCCGTGACTACGCGGGCCGGCAGCGCCGCTTCGGCACCTGA
- a CDS encoding A24 family peptidase codes for MLTRMTQLWGLGPGWPLAASILLALVVVLFVSAAGRLAWIDAKTRLLPDRIMLPWAAVSGVLLLAACVCAGNLPSDFGWVAYAPSANEVFSPGSFTSHGAPGSAEWLDSLFEQRADLAAPLWGVWGLRVVAGGVLAWLFHFLLRAVSPSSLGFGDVKLAGVLGMHLGYVGWWPLLLGTLLAFTLAGLTALVLVLFRRVGWRDSIPFGPFMIAGAAVALVLPA; via the coding sequence ATGCTGACACGGATGACCCAGCTCTGGGGGCTCGGGCCAGGCTGGCCGCTCGCCGCTTCGATCCTCCTGGCCCTCGTGGTCGTGCTCTTCGTCTCCGCGGCGGGGCGCCTGGCCTGGATCGATGCGAAGACCCGTCTCCTCCCGGACCGGATCATGCTGCCCTGGGCGGCGGTTTCGGGCGTGCTCCTGCTGGCGGCGTGCGTGTGCGCGGGCAACCTCCCGTCCGACTTCGGCTGGGTCGCCTACGCTCCGTCCGCGAACGAGGTCTTCAGTCCCGGGAGCTTCACGAGCCACGGTGCGCCGGGCTCCGCTGAATGGCTGGACTCCCTGTTCGAGCAGCGGGCGGACCTGGCCGCGCCGCTCTGGGGCGTCTGGGGTCTGCGCGTGGTCGCCGGGGGCGTGCTCGCCTGGCTGTTCCACTTCCTGCTGCGCGCCGTCAGCCCGTCCAGCCTCGGTTTCGGGGATGTGAAACTCGCGGGGGTGCTCGGCATGCATCTGGGGTACGTGGGCTGGTGGCCCCTGCTGCTCGGGACACTGCTCGCGTTCACGCTGGCCGGGCTGACGGCCCTGGTCCTGGTGCTGTTCCGGCGAGTGGGATGGCGCGACTCGATCCCCTTCGGACCGTTCATGATCGCCGGCGCCGCCGTGGCGCTGGTGCTGCCCGCCTGA
- a CDS encoding GNAT family protein, whose product MLTLEEIFPPFGLVLRTPRVELRLIRDSELPQLIEAVRSGIHEPGKSPFSVAWSEAPDHELPANTAQFHWGARSRFTPENWDLAFGIWHGGELIGSQSLMAKEFAAFRVVSSGSWMRKSSQGQGLGKEMRAAILLYAFDHLGAEVAESAAAVWNERSLGVSHALGYRDNGLHRESSAQGPAEIQQLRLDAADFRRPDWELEVEGHDAFARFIGLDA is encoded by the coding sequence ATGCTGACTCTCGAGGAGATCTTCCCGCCCTTCGGCCTGGTGCTGCGCACTCCGCGCGTGGAGCTGCGCCTGATCCGCGACAGCGAACTCCCCCAGCTCATCGAGGCGGTCCGGTCCGGTATTCACGAGCCCGGCAAGTCCCCGTTCTCCGTCGCCTGGTCCGAGGCGCCGGACCACGAGCTCCCGGCGAACACCGCGCAGTTCCACTGGGGTGCGCGTTCCCGGTTCACGCCCGAGAACTGGGACCTCGCGTTCGGGATCTGGCACGGCGGGGAGCTGATCGGGTCGCAATCCCTCATGGCCAAGGAGTTCGCCGCGTTCCGGGTCGTATCGAGCGGGTCCTGGATGCGGAAGTCCTCCCAGGGGCAGGGGCTCGGCAAGGAGATGCGGGCCGCCATCCTCCTGTACGCCTTCGACCACCTGGGCGCCGAGGTCGCGGAATCCGCCGCCGCGGTGTGGAACGAACGGTCCCTCGGTGTCTCACACGCGCTGGGATACCGGGACAACGGTCTGCACCGGGAGTCGTCCGCACAGGGTCCCGCCGAGATCCAGCAGCTCCGGCTGGACGCCGCGGACTTCCGCCGGCCCGACTGGGAGCTGGAAGTCGAAGGCCACGACGCTTTCGCCCGCTTCATCGGCCTGGACGCCTGA
- a CDS encoding dihydrofolate reductase family protein — protein sequence MKLTTMTQVTVDGVAQGNGGATEQDLRNGFTRGGWAMGAFDDETFSFIVETYQRAGAFLFGRTTYDVFAPYWGSMPPGGHAIADALNRAPKYLVSSSEPETAWEGATRLTGDLETRIRELKDAPGGDLQVHGSVKLVRWLLERGLVDELTLLVVPVVLGQGDRLFPQDGPDLALELLSSRTDSRGVLTLVYRPAGPPTYPNRH from the coding sequence ATGAAACTGACCACCATGACGCAGGTGACCGTCGACGGCGTCGCACAGGGCAACGGCGGGGCGACGGAGCAGGACCTCCGGAACGGCTTCACCCGGGGCGGCTGGGCGATGGGCGCGTTCGACGACGAGACGTTCAGCTTCATCGTCGAGACCTATCAGCGGGCGGGGGCTTTCCTCTTCGGCCGCACCACCTACGACGTGTTCGCGCCGTACTGGGGTTCGATGCCACCCGGCGGTCACGCCATCGCCGATGCGCTGAACCGTGCCCCTAAATACCTGGTCTCGTCCTCCGAACCCGAAACCGCCTGGGAAGGCGCCACCCGGCTCACTGGGGACCTGGAAACCCGGATCCGGGAGCTGAAGGACGCACCGGGCGGCGATCTCCAGGTCCACGGGAGCGTCAAGCTGGTCCGCTGGCTTCTGGAACGCGGACTCGTGGACGAGCTCACCCTCCTGGTAGTGCCTGTCGTGCTGGGACAGGGTGATCGGCTGTTCCCGCAGGACGGCCCGGACCTCGCGCTCGAACTGCTCAGTTCGCGCACCGACAGCCGCGGTGTTCTCACGCTCGTCTATCGCCCCGCCGGCCCGCCCACGTACCCGAACCGCCACTAG
- a CDS encoding hemolysin III family protein: MRSVAPHQPSSPAARLAARADMLAIKPAWRGWIHAVAAPLALAASIVLICLAPTPDRKIVSAVYALTGLLLFTVSAVYHRGNWSPKVKAILKRLDHTNIMLVIAGSYTPLAWTLLDRPTASLVLWLIWGGALAGVAFRLLWLHAPRWLYVPIYVALGCAALLFLPQFFAASVPAAILICCGGAFYIAGAVFYGLKRPNFSYQFFGFHELFHAFTVLGFTCHLIAIFFSVLG; the protein is encoded by the coding sequence ATGCGGTCAGTAGCTCCACACCAGCCCTCGTCCCCTGCCGCGCGCCTGGCGGCCCGCGCCGACATGCTGGCCATCAAGCCCGCCTGGCGAGGTTGGATCCATGCGGTGGCGGCGCCTCTCGCTCTGGCGGCGAGCATCGTCCTGATCTGCCTCGCGCCGACGCCGGACCGGAAGATCGTCTCGGCCGTCTACGCCCTCACGGGCCTCCTGCTCTTCACGGTCAGCGCGGTCTACCACCGCGGCAATTGGAGCCCGAAAGTCAAGGCCATTCTCAAGCGCCTGGACCACACCAACATCATGCTGGTCATCGCGGGCAGCTACACCCCCTTGGCGTGGACCCTGCTCGACCGCCCGACGGCGAGCCTCGTCCTCTGGCTCATCTGGGGCGGCGCGCTGGCCGGCGTCGCGTTCCGGCTGCTCTGGCTGCATGCTCCCCGCTGGCTCTACGTCCCCATCTACGTCGCCCTTGGCTGCGCAGCGCTGCTCTTCCTTCCGCAGTTCTTCGCGGCGAGCGTGCCCGCCGCGATCCTGATCTGCTGCGGCGGCGCGTTCTACATCGCGGGCGCCGTCTTCTACGGGCTCAAGCGCCCGAACTTCAGCTACCAGTTCTTCGGTTTCCACGAGCTCTTCCACGCCTTCACGGTGCTCGGTTTCACCTGCCATTTGATCGCGATCTTCTTCAGCGTTCTGGGCTGA
- a CDS encoding MFS transporter: MPAFQRRFIAVIFSLLGLQVGVRAVQWADVAVVLHLSPEQLGISAGVGAAAGILTLTTGALLIDRVGRRPLLVVGLVGAGGSFLANAAVADYVQFLLACLAYGLLISFLDLAANAIGSDFERSTAQASMVGFHSWFSLAAAVGATLNAVGSAVGAGFRPAFTLLGIALIVSGLWTLRRPLPPVTPAVHDGGRPPVLGGVRLPATVLIAVAIVFLCFFGDGILETFLAVLVRHEAGAQAWLAGSTIAVFHFSSWLGRSVSQRAVTRWGDRAVLLGTGAMSALAMAASLWLTGGWVATLGFGLVGFALSPIVPLGMSLAGRYAPAGAEGRAIGLTNGVGYSAFVLSPVVAGWVAEQTSIPWGVGLAALTMAGVSLAALALPGRSGAKERGGSRVREH, encoded by the coding sequence ATGCCTGCATTTCAGCGACGGTTCATCGCCGTCATCTTCTCCCTGCTCGGCCTCCAGGTGGGGGTGCGCGCCGTCCAATGGGCCGACGTCGCCGTCGTCCTCCACCTCAGCCCGGAGCAGCTCGGCATCAGCGCGGGCGTCGGCGCGGCCGCCGGGATCCTCACCCTGACCACGGGCGCACTCCTCATCGACAGGGTGGGCCGCCGTCCTCTGCTCGTGGTGGGGCTCGTGGGGGCCGGAGGCAGCTTCCTCGCCAACGCCGCGGTCGCGGACTATGTCCAGTTCCTCCTGGCCTGCCTGGCGTACGGGTTGCTCATCAGCTTTCTCGACCTTGCGGCCAACGCCATCGGGTCCGACTTCGAACGTTCCACTGCGCAGGCGTCGATGGTCGGATTCCATTCCTGGTTCAGCCTCGCGGCCGCGGTGGGCGCGACCCTGAACGCCGTGGGGAGCGCGGTCGGCGCCGGCTTCCGGCCGGCCTTCACGCTCCTCGGCATCGCCTTGATCGTCTCCGGCCTCTGGACCCTGCGGCGGCCGCTGCCGCCCGTCACTCCGGCGGTGCACGACGGCGGCCGGCCTCCGGTGCTCGGAGGCGTGCGGCTTCCGGCGACCGTGCTGATCGCGGTGGCGATCGTCTTCCTGTGCTTCTTCGGCGACGGCATCCTGGAGACGTTCCTGGCGGTTCTGGTGCGTCACGAAGCCGGTGCGCAGGCATGGCTCGCCGGATCGACGATCGCGGTGTTCCACTTCTCGTCGTGGCTGGGCCGGTCGGTCTCTCAGAGGGCGGTGACGCGCTGGGGTGATCGGGCGGTGCTCCTCGGCACGGGAGCGATGTCCGCGCTGGCGATGGCGGCTTCCCTCTGGCTGACCGGCGGTTGGGTCGCGACGCTCGGGTTCGGTCTGGTGGGATTCGCCCTGTCGCCGATCGTGCCCCTCGGCATGTCGCTGGCCGGCCGGTACGCGCCGGCCGGAGCCGAGGGGAGGGCCATCGGTCTCACCAACGGCGTCGGGTACTCCGCCTTCGTCCTCAGTCCGGTCGTGGCCGGATGGGTCGCCGAACAGACCTCGATACCGTGGGGAGTAGGGTTGGCAGCACTGACCATGGCCGGTGTTTCGCTGGCGGCGCTGGCCCTGCCCGGCAGGTCCGGCGCCAAGGAGAGGGGAGGGAGCCGTGTCCGAGAGCACTGA
- a CDS encoding PhoH family protein, which yields MIDTSVLLSDPRALLRFAEHEVIVPVVVIAELEGKRHDPELGYFARKALRLLDDLRVEHGSLNRPIPLGTDGGTLRVELNHISAEVLPAGFRSGDNDARILAVAKNLADEGHDVTVVSKDLPMRVKASAMGLAADEYRNELVKDTGWTGLSELDVTEEEVSTLYGHEPVLIPAAAELPVNTGLVMLSPRGSALGRVGADKQVRLVKGDRDVFGLHGRSAEQRLAIDMLMDPTVGIVSLGGRAGTGKSALALCAGLEAVLERQEHRKVVVFRPLYAVGGQELGYLPGSEAEKMNPWAQAVFDTLGALVSQEVVEEVMDRGMLEVLPLTHIRGRSLHDSFVIVDEAQSLEKNVLLTVMSRMGQNSKIVLTHDVAQRDNLRVGRHDGIAAVVETLKGHPLFAHMTLTRSERSPIAALVTELLEGAEI from the coding sequence GTGATCGACACCTCCGTGCTCCTCTCCGATCCGCGGGCGCTGCTCCGGTTCGCCGAGCATGAGGTGATCGTCCCGGTGGTCGTGATCGCCGAGCTGGAGGGCAAACGCCACGACCCGGAGCTCGGCTACTTCGCCCGCAAGGCGCTCCGGCTGCTGGATGACCTCCGCGTCGAGCACGGCAGTCTCAACCGGCCCATCCCGCTCGGGACCGACGGCGGCACCCTGCGGGTGGAACTGAACCACATCAGCGCCGAGGTGCTCCCCGCGGGATTCCGCTCCGGTGACAACGACGCACGCATCCTGGCGGTGGCGAAGAACCTCGCCGATGAGGGCCACGACGTCACGGTGGTGTCCAAGGATCTGCCGATGCGCGTGAAGGCCTCCGCCATGGGCCTGGCCGCCGACGAATACCGCAACGAACTCGTCAAGGACACCGGCTGGACGGGCCTGTCCGAGCTGGACGTCACCGAGGAGGAGGTCTCCACCCTCTACGGCCACGAACCGGTGCTGATCCCGGCCGCCGCCGAGTTGCCGGTGAACACCGGCCTGGTGATGCTCTCGCCGCGTGGTTCGGCCCTCGGTCGGGTGGGCGCCGACAAGCAGGTGCGCCTCGTCAAGGGCGACCGCGACGTGTTCGGGCTCCACGGACGTTCGGCGGAACAGCGCCTGGCGATCGACATGCTCATGGACCCCACGGTCGGGATCGTCTCGCTCGGCGGCCGGGCGGGCACCGGCAAGTCGGCCTTGGCCCTCTGCGCCGGCCTCGAGGCGGTCCTGGAGCGTCAGGAACACCGGAAGGTGGTCGTGTTCCGGCCCCTGTACGCGGTGGGCGGCCAGGAGCTCGGGTACCTGCCGGGTTCCGAGGCGGAGAAGATGAACCCCTGGGCGCAGGCCGTGTTCGACACCCTCGGCGCCCTGGTCTCCCAGGAAGTGGTCGAGGAGGTCATGGACCGCGGCATGCTGGAGGTCCTGCCGCTCACGCACATCCGCGGACGCTCGCTGCACGATTCGTTCGTGATCGTGGACGAGGCCCAGTCCCTGGAGAAGAACGTGCTCCTCACCGTGATGAGCCGCATGGGCCAGAACTCCAAGATCGTCCTCACCCACGACGTCGCGCAGCGCGACAACCTGCGCGTCGGACGCCATGACGGCATCGCCGCCGTCGTCGAGACGCTCAAGGGGCACCCGCTGTTCGCCCACATGACCCTGACGCGGAGCGAGCGCTCGCCGATCGCGGCCCTCGTCACGGAACTGCTGGAGGGTGCGGAGATCTAG
- a CDS encoding GNAT family protein produces MATTTMQEWASTLYTGELTVLRGLLPEDLPELTGWWNDPGLAVLQRYMTSPLPTDDITELFQQWSKNDTMQAAGFSIIAQSGEMSQGGELVGHVTAWGMNPRVRTATLAIMIGPRYQGQGFGGDALRVMLRVVFEEMAAHKAALDTWSFNDRALRLYRSLGFVEEGRERDAVFHRGEFHDKVHLGMLESEYRERYRG; encoded by the coding sequence ATGGCGACGACGACGATGCAGGAATGGGCGAGCACGCTCTACACGGGCGAACTGACGGTGCTGCGGGGCCTGCTGCCCGAGGATCTCCCGGAGCTCACGGGCTGGTGGAACGATCCCGGACTCGCCGTCCTGCAGCGCTACATGACCTCGCCGCTTCCCACCGACGACATCACCGAGCTCTTCCAGCAGTGGAGCAAGAACGACACCATGCAGGCCGCGGGATTCAGCATCATCGCTCAGAGCGGCGAGATGTCCCAGGGCGGCGAACTGGTGGGGCACGTGACCGCCTGGGGCATGAACCCGCGGGTCCGGACGGCGACGCTCGCCATCATGATCGGCCCCCGCTATCAGGGCCAGGGCTTCGGAGGGGATGCCCTCCGCGTCATGCTCCGGGTCGTCTTCGAGGAGATGGCGGCCCACAAGGCCGCCCTGGACACGTGGTCCTTCAACGACCGCGCCCTGCGGCTGTACCGTTCGCTCGGTTTCGTGGAGGAGGGCCGGGAGCGCGACGCCGTGTTCCACCGCGGCGAGTTCCACGACAAAGTGCATCTCGGCATGCTCGAGTCCGAATACCGCGAGCGGTACCGCGGCTAG
- a CDS encoding FadR/GntR family transcriptional regulator, with translation MNLSDSMTAGQSTKAASPSPLGRVSAQEAVLARLRESIEDGTLAVGSKLPSEAALASGYGVSRSVIREALRSCAALGLTETHTGKGTFVVSARVSTDLVLGRYSARDLTEARPHIEVPAASLAAERRTDDDLDTLRGILNDMLSEDDPEAWVVLDSAFHLQIARASGNKVFETVVSDLREALGKQSGTLNLLADRQRVSDEEHSAILAAIESGSPDGAARAMRDHLAAVTAAIDSLDGA, from the coding sequence ATGAACCTGTCAGACAGCATGACAGCCGGACAGAGCACGAAGGCAGCGTCGCCTTCTCCTCTGGGCCGTGTCAGCGCCCAGGAAGCCGTGCTCGCGCGGCTCCGGGAGAGCATCGAGGACGGCACCCTCGCGGTCGGCAGTAAGCTCCCCTCCGAAGCCGCCCTCGCCTCCGGATACGGCGTCAGCCGCTCCGTGATCCGCGAAGCCCTCCGGTCCTGCGCCGCCCTCGGCCTGACCGAGACCCACACCGGCAAGGGCACGTTCGTCGTCTCCGCTCGCGTCTCCACCGACCTGGTGCTCGGCCGCTACTCCGCCCGGGACCTCACCGAGGCCCGCCCCCACATCGAGGTCCCTGCGGCGTCGCTGGCCGCTGAACGCCGCACCGACGACGATCTGGACACCCTGCGCGGCATCCTGAACGACATGCTCTCCGAGGACGACCCGGAGGCCTGGGTGGTCCTGGACTCGGCGTTCCACCTCCAGATCGCCCGGGCCAGCGGGAACAAGGTCTTCGAGACCGTGGTGAGCGATCTCCGCGAAGCGCTCGGCAAACAGTCCGGCACCCTGAACCTCCTCGCCGACCGCCAGCGCGTCTCCGACGAGGAGCACAGCGCGATCCTCGCGGCGATCGAGTCCGGCTCTCCCGACGGCGCAGCGCGCGCCATGAGGGACCATCTCGCCGCCGTGACCGCCGCCATCGACTCCCTCGACGGAGCCTGA